A window of Pirellula sp. SH-Sr6A contains these coding sequences:
- a CDS encoding Gfo/Idh/MocA family protein, whose protein sequence is MVNVGLVGIGFMGWIHQLAYRRSDNANLAAFCSRDAKKRAGDWRGIQGNFGPPGDQIHLQGIAAFESYDAMLRDANIDVVDICLPPHLHANAAVQAIEHGKDVFCEKPIALTAADSRRIMDAANANGRLVMVAHVLPYMGAFAFATELVRKGTYGKPIGGYFKRVISDPTWIPDFYDPNRVGGPLVDLHVHDLHWIQLLFGKPVSVDAIGRMRGDVAEYVHVLYRFEDPNICVASSSGIVNAPARPFTHAFELHLEHAALQHEFAAFSDTPETMPLKILTRDGQILRPDLPGGDEIDAFVAEIRDMAESVRTRQVAPRLSGQLASEAVELALQIQSQLAGK, encoded by the coding sequence ATGGTAAACGTCGGATTGGTTGGTATCGGATTCATGGGCTGGATCCATCAACTAGCTTATCGCCGCAGCGACAATGCAAACCTCGCTGCATTCTGCTCCCGAGATGCGAAGAAACGGGCGGGGGACTGGCGAGGTATCCAAGGGAATTTTGGCCCTCCCGGTGACCAGATCCATCTTCAGGGCATCGCCGCGTTCGAATCGTACGACGCGATGTTGCGTGATGCCAACATCGATGTGGTCGATATCTGCCTGCCGCCCCATTTGCACGCTAATGCAGCCGTACAAGCCATCGAGCACGGCAAGGATGTCTTCTGCGAAAAGCCGATCGCCCTCACCGCAGCAGATAGCCGACGCATCATGGACGCCGCCAACGCGAATGGCCGTCTCGTCATGGTCGCCCATGTTCTCCCCTACATGGGAGCCTTTGCTTTTGCTACCGAATTGGTGCGAAAGGGAACGTACGGCAAACCCATCGGCGGCTACTTCAAACGCGTTATCTCCGATCCGACCTGGATCCCGGACTTCTACGACCCGAACCGTGTCGGGGGTCCGCTCGTCGATCTCCATGTCCATGACTTGCATTGGATCCAACTCCTTTTCGGTAAACCGGTCAGCGTCGATGCGATCGGACGCATGCGGGGGGATGTCGCAGAGTATGTGCACGTGCTGTACCGCTTCGAAGATCCCAACATTTGCGTCGCGAGCAGCTCGGGGATCGTCAACGCCCCTGCTCGCCCCTTTACCCACGCGTTCGAACTCCATCTGGAACACGCGGCCCTGCAACACGAGTTCGCGGCCTTTTCCGATACCCCGGAAACCATGCCGCTCAAAATCCTCACGCGCGATGGCCAGATCCTGCGCCCCGATCTCCCCGGCGGAGACGAGATCGATGCCTTCGTCGCCGAAATTCGCGACATGGCTGAAAGCGTTCGAACCCGACAAGTGGCGCCGCGACTGAGCGGCCAATTGGCCAGCGAAGCTGTCGAGTTGGCATTGCAAATTCAATCGCAACTGGCCGGTAAGTAG
- a CDS encoding cold shock domain-containing protein, translated as MRVGTIVKLVEDRKFGFIRTEHFRDDVFFHQSTLKGLVFRRLEVGLEVEFEINEILRMDEQKLEATLVQAASRPLSKSLTELPMREMLASHHPRARQRKPTWREKKDPAPPNDDSAPPPETVD; from the coding sequence ATGCGAGTCGGAACCATTGTCAAACTCGTGGAAGATCGAAAGTTTGGGTTCATTCGAACCGAACATTTTCGCGACGACGTTTTCTTCCACCAATCCACTCTCAAAGGCTTGGTCTTTCGCCGTCTGGAAGTTGGCCTCGAAGTCGAGTTCGAGATCAATGAGATCCTTCGTATGGATGAGCAGAAGCTGGAAGCGACGTTGGTCCAAGCCGCTTCGAGACCTCTTTCGAAATCATTGACCGAATTGCCGATGCGCGAAATGCTCGCCTCGCATCATCCGCGCGCCCGACAAAGAAAGCCGACTTGGAGAGAAAAAAAGGACCCAGCCCCTCCGAACGACGATTCTGCCCCGCCACCCGAAACGGTAGACTAA